A region of Rhodamnia argentea isolate NSW1041297 chromosome 9, ASM2092103v1, whole genome shotgun sequence DNA encodes the following proteins:
- the LOC115754399 gene encoding WD-40 repeat-containing protein MSI1 has product MGKDEEEMRGEIEERLINEEYKIWKKNTPFLYDLVITHALEWPSLTVEWLPDREEPPGKDYSVQKLILGTHTSENEPNYLMLAQVQLPLEDAENDARHYEDDRADVGGFGCANGKVQIIQQINHDGEVNRARYMPQNSFIIATKTVSAEVYVFDYSKHPSKPPLDGACSPDLRLRGHSTEGYGLSWSKFKQGHLLSGSDDAQICLWDINATPKNKALDAMQIFKVHEGVVEDVAWHLRHEYLFGSVGDDQYLLIWDLRTPSVSKPVQSVVAHQSEVNCLAFNPFNEWVVATGSTDKTVKLFDLRKISTALHTFDAHKEEVFQVGWNPKNETILASCCLGRRLMVWDLSRIDEEQTPEDAEDGPPELLFIHGGHTSKISDFSWNPCEDWVVSSVAEDNILQIWQMAENIYHDEDDIPGEESNKGS; this is encoded by the exons ATGGGGAAGGACGAGGAGGAAATGCGGGGGGAGATCGAGGAGCGGCTGATCAACGAGGAGTACAAGATATGGAAGAAGAATACGCCTTTCCTCTACGACCTCGTCATCACCCACGCCCTCGAGTGGCCCTCCCTCACCGTGGAGTGGCTGCCCGACCGGGAGGAGCCCCCCGGCAAGGACTACTCCGTCCAGAAGCTCATCCTCGGGACCCACACCTCCGAGAACGAGCCCAACTACCTGATGCTCGCCCAGGTCCAGCTGCCGCTCGAGGACGCCGAGAACGACGCCCGGCACTACGAGGACGACCGCGCGGACGTCGGCGGGTTTGGTTGCGCGAACGGCAAG GTTCAAATTATACAGCAAATTAATCATGACGGAGAGGTGAACCGAGCCCGTTACATGCCACAAAACTCCTTTATCATAGCAACCAAGACAGTTAGTGCAGAAGTTTATGTTTTTGATTACAGCAAGCACCCTTCTAAGCCTCCACTAGATGGTGCATGCAGTCCTGACTTAAGGTTGAGGGGCCACAGTACTGAAGGCTATGGATTATCTTGGAGTAAGTTCAAGCAAGGACATCTACTCAGTGGTTCAGACGATGCTCAGATATGCTTATGGGACATCAATGCAACTCCTAAAAACAAGGCTCTCGATGCCATGCAAATCTTCAAG GTTCATGAGGGTGTTGTTGAAGATGTAGCATGGCACCTCAGACATGAATATTTATTTGGTTCAGTTGGAGATGATCAATACCTGCTAATATGGGATCTACGGACTCCATCAGTTAGCAAGCCTGTCCAATCTGTAGTTGCTCATCAGAGTGAG GTTAACTGTTTAGCATTCAACCCCTTTAATGAATGGGTTGTTGCAACGGGTTCTACAGATAAGACTGTTAAGTTATTTGATCTACGCAAGATCAGCACTGCACTTCACACCTTCGATGCTCACAA GGAAGAAGTTTTCCAAGTTGGGTGGAATCCGAAGAATGAGACAATCTTAGCTTCATGCTGCCTTGGTAGACGCCTTATGGTGTGGGATCTTAGCAG GATCGATGAAGAGCAGACGCCGGAGGATGCTGAAGATGGGCCACCCGAGTTGCTCTTCATTCATGGTGGCCATACAAGTAAAATTTCAGACTTTTCATGGAACCCGTGTGAAGACTGGGTCGTATCCAGCGTGGCTGAGGACAACATCCTTCAAATATGGCAGATGGCTGAGAATATCTACCATGATGAGGATGATATTCCAGGAGAAGAGTCTAATAAAGGATCCTGA